Proteins from one Lachnospiraceae bacterium KGMB03038 genomic window:
- a CDS encoding ATP-binding cassette domain-containing protein — MDSIQIKNLTYRYPTSEADVLKDVSFTVKKGELCAIVGANGSGKTTLCNAIRGFVPKFYKGEISGEVLVNGRDVKEDPDGKNALEIGFVFQNPFTQISGIASTVYEELAYGLENMGVEPEEIRQRIERIMELTKIQEFRDRDPYQLSGGQQQRVALAAILVMDQDVLVIDEPTSQLDPQSTDNVFEIIKLMKSMGKTIVLVEHKMEQIAEYADQIIVLDGGQVVMEGTPKEVFSDPDCLKYHTRLPQSTRIALELKKEGVNLSEIPVTVEETVGMIRTAMEE, encoded by the coding sequence ATGGATAGTATTCAGATAAAGAATTTAACATACCGGTATCCGACCTCCGAGGCAGATGTGCTGAAAGATGTTTCCTTTACCGTGAAAAAAGGCGAGCTGTGCGCCATCGTGGGCGCGAACGGAAGCGGGAAGACTACGCTTTGCAACGCCATTCGCGGATTTGTGCCAAAGTTTTACAAAGGGGAGATCTCCGGTGAGGTTTTGGTAAACGGAAGAGATGTAAAAGAAGATCCGGATGGGAAAAATGCGCTGGAGATCGGATTCGTTTTCCAGAACCCCTTTACCCAGATCAGCGGGATCGCCAGCACGGTATATGAAGAGTTGGCGTATGGCTTGGAAAACATGGGAGTGGAGCCGGAAGAGATCCGTCAGAGGATCGAGCGGATCATGGAATTGACTAAGATTCAAGAATTCCGGGACAGAGACCCCTATCAGTTATCCGGCGGTCAGCAGCAAAGAGTAGCATTGGCGGCGATTCTGGTCATGGACCAGGATGTGCTGGTGATCGATGAACCTACCTCGCAGCTGGATCCGCAGAGTACCGATAATGTATTTGAGATCATCAAATTGATGAAGAGTATGGGAAAAACGATCGTCCTGGTGGAGCACAAGATGGAACAGATCGCGGAATATGCGGATCAGATCATTGTGCTGGATGGCGGACAAGTTGTGATGGAAGGAACGCCCAAAGAGGTGTTTTCTGATCCGGACTGTCTGAAGTACCATACAAGGCTGCCTCAGAGCACCCGGATCGCGCTGGAACTTAAGAAAGAGGGCGTAAATCTTTCAGAGATTCCCGTTACGGTTGAAGAGACGGTCGGGATGATTCGGACAGCAATGGAAGAATAA
- a CDS encoding energy-coupling factor transporter transmembrane protein EcfT — MKMSERQKGVKALNPLTILYLVIALAVVSAIFDYRVTLATVVVMIVIAASAGEGVSFIKLWLKSIVLICVICFVLQSLFIPGEEVLWEFWVLQIKMESVQKAIVLCSRIMGIGSAILLGGKLIDIKKLMVMLEKRGMSPSATYVLVSTTNIIPQMSKKMNAILEAQKSRGIETDSNIIVRAKAFFPSVGPLILNSLVSAEERAITLEARAFSVPCKKTTLKVVEDTQTDRIIRGLMIAAVVLAIGGKIVLWIVFR, encoded by the coding sequence ATGAAAATGAGTGAAAGGCAGAAAGGGGTCAAGGCCCTGAATCCATTGACGATCCTATATCTGGTCATTGCGCTGGCCGTGGTTTCTGCCATCTTTGACTATCGCGTGACCCTGGCCACAGTCGTAGTCATGATTGTGATCGCGGCAAGTGCGGGCGAGGGAGTGTCTTTTATCAAACTTTGGCTGAAATCCATCGTGCTGATCTGTGTGATCTGCTTCGTGCTCCAGTCTTTATTTATTCCGGGCGAAGAGGTGCTCTGGGAGTTCTGGGTGCTGCAGATCAAGATGGAAAGCGTGCAGAAGGCCATCGTACTGTGCTCTCGGATCATGGGGATCGGTTCCGCGATCCTTCTGGGAGGCAAGCTGATCGATATCAAGAAGCTGATGGTGATGTTGGAAAAAAGGGGAATGTCCCCTTCCGCAACCTATGTGCTGGTTTCCACTACCAATATCATCCCGCAGATGTCTAAGAAGATGAACGCGATCCTGGAGGCGCAGAAGTCCAGAGGAATTGAGACGGACAGCAACATTATCGTCAGGGCGAAAGCCTTCTTCCCATCAGTAGGCCCGCTGATCCTGAATTCACTGGTCAGCGCGGAAGAGAGGGCGATCACACTGGAGGCGAGAGCCTTTTCCGTACCCTGTAAGAAGACCACGTTGAAGGTAGTAGAAGATACACAGACAGACCGGATTATCCGCGGACTGATGATCGCGGCGGTAGTATTGGCGATTGGAGGGAAGATTGTTTTATGGATAGTATTCAGATAA
- a CDS encoding nucleoside hydrolase, with protein sequence MQKLIIDTDPGIDDALALLLALSAKSELEVEAITTVNGNVGVDQVTKNVFRILDVAGRSDIPVYKGNGKPLMRENDNCEEFHGDDGLGNLGFKEVPGTVKEEHAVDFLIRKVREEKGEITLVPIGPLTNIAQAVQKDPEFAKNVKEVVIMGGAEHGGNMSPHAEFNFWTDPEAAKIVFQAGFERVTMVGLDATNYVFLSPTLRELLYLINTPVSRFIHKITRVYADGHWEIEKKLGCELCDVLTIAYLLDRNVVEKVDAFVDVETSGLCDGASVVYRTKYYPDKKKNCEVAVKADTKRFFEIFFGYLFPEHMDVARELI encoded by the coding sequence ATGCAGAAACTGATTATTGACACAGACCCGGGAATTGACGACGCGCTGGCCCTTTTACTGGCTTTGTCAGCTAAAAGCGAACTGGAGGTTGAGGCGATCACCACGGTCAACGGAAATGTAGGCGTAGACCAGGTGACGAAAAATGTGTTCCGTATCCTGGACGTAGCCGGGAGAAGCGATATTCCAGTTTACAAAGGAAATGGAAAGCCTCTGATGCGGGAGAACGATAACTGTGAGGAATTCCATGGCGATGACGGGCTTGGGAATTTAGGCTTTAAAGAAGTGCCGGGAACTGTAAAAGAAGAACACGCTGTAGATTTTCTGATCCGGAAAGTGCGGGAGGAAAAAGGCGAGATCACACTGGTTCCCATTGGTCCTCTTACAAACATTGCTCAAGCGGTGCAGAAGGATCCGGAATTTGCTAAGAACGTCAAAGAGGTAGTGATCATGGGAGGCGCTGAGCATGGCGGCAATATGTCGCCTCATGCGGAATTTAACTTCTGGACGGATCCTGAAGCGGCGAAGATCGTCTTTCAGGCGGGATTCGAGCGCGTGACTATGGTAGGGCTGGATGCCACTAACTATGTGTTCTTAAGCCCGACCCTGAGAGAACTTTTGTATCTTATCAATACGCCGGTATCCAGATTTATCCATAAGATCACCCGGGTTTACGCAGACGGACACTGGGAGATCGAGAAGAAACTGGGCTGCGAGCTGTGTGACGTTTTGACCATCGCTTATCTCTTGGACCGGAATGTGGTAGAAAAGGTAGATGCCTTTGTAGATGTAGAGACCAGCGGGCTGTGTGACGGCGCTTCTGTAGTCTATCGGACCAAATATTATCCGGACAAGAAGAAAAACTGCGAAGTGGCGGTAAAAGCTGACACAAAGCGATTTTTTGAGATCTTTTTTGGTTATCTGTTCCCAGAGCATATGGATGTGGCAAGGGAACTGATATAG
- the rbsK gene encoding ribokinase, whose protein sequence is MKKIVVVGSLNMDCVVETPAMPKAGETIAGRSVAQVPGGKGANQAYAIAKLGGDVQMIGAVGTDSCGTALKENLECVGVRTEGLAVLEGESTGQAFITVDDQGENSIIIIAGTNGLVSKEMIEENRHLIEESDIVIMQLEIPLEVVEYVKELAVELGKLVIVDPAPAVEGIPDHFWKGIDFIKPNETELAILTGQERNGLEDLKEGAGQMLDKGVKNVLVSMGGEGCLLVNKKEARFFPAHKVKPVDTTAAGDCFTAGFALALSQGKTCEEAIAFGQKASAIAVTRKGAQTSIPTMEEVESC, encoded by the coding sequence ATGAAGAAAATCGTAGTTGTAGGAAGCCTGAACATGGATTGTGTCGTGGAGACTCCGGCAATGCCAAAGGCTGGAGAGACGATAGCGGGAAGAAGCGTGGCCCAGGTGCCTGGAGGAAAAGGCGCGAATCAGGCATATGCTATCGCTAAGCTGGGCGGCGATGTCCAGATGATCGGAGCTGTGGGGACAGATAGCTGCGGAACCGCGCTCAAGGAAAATCTGGAATGTGTAGGAGTCCGCACGGAAGGTCTTGCGGTTCTGGAAGGAGAGAGCACAGGACAAGCGTTTATCACCGTGGATGATCAGGGAGAAAATTCCATTATCATCATTGCGGGTACCAATGGCCTTGTATCAAAGGAAATGATCGAGGAAAACCGCCATCTGATCGAAGAGAGCGATATCGTGATCATGCAGCTGGAAATTCCGCTGGAGGTGGTGGAATATGTCAAGGAACTGGCCGTAGAGCTTGGGAAGCTGGTGATCGTGGATCCGGCGCCGGCGGTAGAAGGGATCCCGGATCATTTCTGGAAAGGGATCGACTTCATCAAACCGAATGAGACAGAACTTGCGATCCTGACTGGACAGGAAAGGAATGGCCTGGAAGATCTTAAAGAAGGCGCGGGACAGATGCTGGACAAAGGCGTTAAGAATGTTCTGGTGAGCATGGGCGGCGAAGGATGCCTTTTGGTAAACAAAAAGGAAGCTAGATTCTTTCCGGCGCACAAGGTAAAACCGGTGGACACTACGGCGGCCGGCGACTGTTTTACCGCGGGATTTGCCCTGGCCCTGAGCCAAGGGAAGACTTGCGAGGAAGCTATTGCTTTTGGACAGAAGGCTTCCGCTATAGCGGTGACAAGAAAAGGAGCGCAGACTTCGATTCCGACTATGGAGGAAGTGGAGTCTTGCTGA
- a CDS encoding LacI family DNA-binding transcriptional regulator: MNIHDIAKLAGVSASTVSKVMNGKDKDISDKTKQKVLEVIEQEQYVPYLKFREKEGLKSHLIGLVMKKYNREGAQIVRSAQKEAAEKGYGLLVRFADNLEEIQECIDDMIKKGVAGLLVDSEKLLNTRKLEDVTVYLNQTKEFDDRQKATFYYRLSEAGRLAAQRLMQEGHERIACVTMTGERTIQDGYQIAMREAHLAIQPLWVYEGRSLEEIEDYGIQQCLEENVTAVICGSQEIAGCFYKAVERLQIAMPDSLSIIAVGDGRWMEILADGITAVRLPAEEMSREAVDYLVEMIQGKKQVEVMRKFSPSIVERNSIMGSPREKQGERIVVVGSMNMDITIEVSRIPLKGETQIAEKVYTFPGGKGGNQAVGAGKLGGRVYMIGCVGNDLDGKQLYSSLTENHVHMEGVQVNASVPSGKAYINVDQNGESTIVVYQGANRSLSIEQINRCRYLFQSAKYCLLSLEIPEVIAEYTIKFCRRNDTKVILKPSATDKIKEELLKDIAYFVPNENELHRFVPGRMSLEEKAQFLFEKGIENVIVTLGEKGCYLKNQDYSMYFDGTGFEAVDTTGGADSFISALAVYLSEGRSLIHAIGFAVYASGISVTRYGVQPALPDRKAVEIYEDEIYSRYQI; encoded by the coding sequence ATGAACATACACGACATTGCAAAACTTGCCGGTGTATCAGCCTCCACTGTATCCAAGGTCATGAACGGAAAAGATAAAGATATTAGTGACAAGACAAAGCAGAAGGTTCTGGAAGTGATCGAGCAGGAGCAGTATGTTCCTTATTTGAAGTTCCGGGAAAAGGAAGGGCTTAAAAGCCACTTGATCGGCCTGGTGATGAAGAAGTATAACCGAGAAGGCGCCCAGATCGTTAGAAGCGCTCAGAAAGAAGCGGCGGAGAAGGGGTATGGACTTTTGGTCCGCTTCGCGGATAACTTGGAGGAAATACAGGAATGTATTGACGATATGATAAAAAAGGGGGTCGCGGGGCTTCTTGTAGATTCTGAGAAACTGCTCAACACCCGGAAACTGGAGGATGTTACCGTTTATTTAAATCAGACAAAGGAGTTTGATGACCGACAGAAGGCTACTTTCTATTATCGGCTTTCAGAGGCGGGCAGACTGGCGGCGCAGCGTTTGATGCAGGAAGGCCATGAACGGATCGCCTGTGTCACCATGACAGGAGAACGGACGATCCAGGACGGTTATCAGATCGCCATGAGGGAAGCGCACCTGGCAATTCAGCCTTTGTGGGTTTACGAGGGCCGATCTTTGGAAGAAATAGAGGATTATGGAATCCAGCAGTGCCTGGAAGAAAATGTGACAGCAGTAATCTGCGGCTCCCAGGAGATTGCCGGCTGCTTCTATAAAGCGGTAGAGAGACTGCAGATCGCTATGCCGGACTCTTTGTCTATCATCGCCGTCGGAGACGGAAGATGGATGGAGATCCTGGCAGACGGGATTACAGCCGTTCGCCTTCCTGCCGAAGAAATGAGCCGGGAAGCGGTGGATTATCTGGTAGAGATGATCCAGGGGAAAAAGCAAGTGGAAGTCATGCGGAAATTCTCCCCTTCTATTGTGGAAAGAAACAGCATCATGGGATCTCCCAGAGAGAAACAGGGTGAGCGGATAGTAGTGGTGGGAAGCATGAATATGGATATTACCATCGAAGTCTCAAGGATTCCGCTGAAAGGGGAGACGCAGATCGCGGAAAAGGTCTACACGTTTCCTGGAGGAAAAGGAGGCAATCAGGCCGTGGGAGCTGGAAAGCTGGGCGGCCGGGTTTACATGATCGGCTGTGTGGGAAACGACTTGGATGGCAAACAGCTTTACAGTAGCCTGACAGAAAACCATGTCCATATGGAGGGCGTCCAGGTGAACGCCTCTGTGCCAAGCGGGAAAGCTTATATCAACGTAGACCAAAATGGAGAGAGTACCATCGTGGTATATCAGGGAGCGAACCGGAGTTTAAGTATAGAACAGATCAACCGGTGCAGATATCTGTTTCAAAGCGCCAAATACTGTCTGCTGTCTCTGGAGATCCCGGAAGTGATCGCGGAATATACGATTAAGTTTTGCCGCAGGAATGATACGAAGGTGATTTTAAAACCTTCTGCCACCGACAAGATCAAAGAGGAACTGCTGAAAGACATCGCTTATTTTGTGCCAAATGAAAATGAGCTGCACAGGTTTGTGCCGGGACGGATGTCGCTGGAAGAAAAAGCCCAGTTTCTGTTTGAGAAAGGAATTGAAAATGTAATCGTAACCCTGGGAGAAAAAGGATGTTACCTGAAGAATCAAGATTACTCCATGTATTTTGATGGAACCGGATTTGAGGCGGTGGATACGACAGGAGGGGCGGATTCCTTTATCAGCGCCCTGGCCGTTTATCTCAGCGAGGGAAGGAGTTTGATCCACGCAATTGGTTTTGCGGTGTACGCATCGGGAATCAGCGTGACCAGATATGGGGTGCAGCCGGCGCTCCCGGATCGGAAGGCGGTGGAGATCTATGAAGATGAGATTTACTCAAGATATCAAATTTAG
- a CDS encoding antitoxin has protein sequence MAYSEAQKRASRKYNENNYDRLYITIGKGKKDIIKKKAEDQGMSLNEYVVKLIEKSLETY, from the coding sequence ATGGCATATTCAGAGGCTCAAAAACGGGCAAGCAGAAAGTATAACGAGAATAACTATGATAGGTTATATATCACAATAGGAAAAGGGAAGAAGGATATAATAAAAAAGAAGGCTGAAGATCAAGGGATGTCCTTAAATGAATATGTTGTAAAATTAATAGAAAAAAGCCTAGAAACCTATTGA